GCACAAAGTAACCAAATGTAGAAAAATGACAATGTAGAAAATCCTATGCAGGAATATTAATAAACAGATAAATTGGAAACTGTATATGCTGTACAGGTGAATTTTCAAAATTTGAAGTGCAGCAGTAATGTGTACAAAGAGTTAAAATTTCCCCACGTACAACTGGTTTCCTGGAGtgtttcattttgctgctttgttgCTCTTACTTTTTCAAGGGCTGTATGTTCCACTTCGGGTACAAATTGTACAGTTCTGCTAAGAGTGAATAATAAATGCCAGGAAACTCTTTTCTCGGCCACTGAATGGTTCTGTAGAGTATATCAGCCTGCTCATTCCAAGTTAACATCTGTACTCATCACCTGGTAATACACGCTGTAAATGTTAGGGTGCAGTCTGCCAGCATTTGTCTCCATTTTCTGAGATTATACTGACACTCTGTGGCTGTGTTTGGTACTGCATTGTTACAGGGCAATCAAGGATGCTCACAGCATGAACCACTTTagagaataaaatacaaagcagAGGCTCAGATAGAGAAAATACATCAGTTTAATCAATGTGACGATGTCTCACTTTATGAATTATTTTTtgtacaaaaccaaaacagttttctaTATTTAATGCCTACAGCACTGCAGCAAGAAAACCTGCTTTTGTAAAGGAAAAGTAGTAATGCCCCATCTTCCCCTGAAGACCTTAAGTGGTTTACGCAGCCCTGAAAGGTCATGgtgggaccccccccccccttcaattTTTTTTCACCTCACAATAAATGCTGCGCTCCCTTGCATTATGTTTTGCATTCCCTCAGATCCATAGAGAACGGCTGAGCTGTATTATGATACAGTATCTGGTATTATGTAGTAGACTGCCGTTGGTTGCGACCACAGCGTGGGCGCACCCTCAGCTGTCGCTGGCTCAGGCACAAGTCTGTTTCATTGCAGCTGTCGcatcatctctcctctctgtagTATCTGCAGAATGTTTCCCTAAACTGACGGTGAATTATAACACCAACTGTTCCTATGGATCAGGGGGAATACAAAAGTTCCCACTCTGATCCTTTGGGGGCTCCATAGTAGTTTggccattaaaaaaagatgcaaagatACTGACGTGCACATTTGAAAGTAACCTGTTTCCCACAaattttacactttgtttttgagCCAAGTTCAAAAAGCCCACAATTTGTTAACACACCTATTACTATGATTGAGTTGTaactatttaaaaacattgttctCCGACAGAGTTTATATTTGAACTCTGCTGAACGGTCTGaatgattcttcttctttcactgCCATCAACAAACTGCTCTTAAGAtacagcactgctgctgctggacacacattcacaggaaAACTTGAGTTTTGCTGCATGTGAGAAAACCAGCAATGTAGTTCCAGTGTCCTCGAGGTACTCAAGCTCGTAAAACAATCCTAAAGGTGTGTAGGAGCAATTTCTCAACTGAGTTGTGCAGATAATAGACTGGCTATATTGTGTTAAGACTTTAGAGCAGGCTGACAACCTTAAATAGCGCTCTCTGCTAAGATGAATCTGCAGTCATTGTGATATTTATTGATTCACAGGTGGTCACTGATGATGGGGTGGGGGTTTTGGTCAGTGAACTGTTCATTTGGATATGGGAGGAGGGAGCTGTATTAGCAGTAATCGGGGGAAGAATGAAGTCAGACGGAGGCAGAGTCACACTGGGGACCACACCTGGCAGGGTGAAAGGTGGAAGACCTGtggagcacaaacaaaaactgttacCAACTACTGCATAGGTGTCTCGTAAGACATTACCCACAGTAGAATAACCCATTTCAAATTGGCAACACTTAAGTGATAGCTTTCTTTCCATTGCATTTTTGGAGAATGTATagatttttttcaatttctgtACATGTGCTGAAGAGAAGACGTGCTGCCAATGTAAATTGTTTAATGTACTCATTGATGAATCACATCTGAGAATAGCAAtctcatacatttttttctaaaatcCTTTTTGGGGCTTAGATGGAgatattctgtatttctatTACTGTCATCCCATGAAAAAAAACGTATGTCTTGCAATACAACTAAGCAACTAAGCAGTTGCCAATAACAGCTAgtgattgtttatttttagcaaacattactcaaataGGAATAAAGGGTACATTTGTTGGACTATTTCAAACTGCAGATTTTAGATTACtgaatatttacagcagcagattggTGTATATgggattaaataaaaataaactacagcacATCTCTATGAGGGAAATGTCATTTAGCGCAGCAGTGTGGCTTattgacaacaatggaggtctatggcacagtGGAATGAGTTATATCATGCTTAGGCTACACATTGGCTAATTGTTAGTACAATCAAATCATCCTTGATTTGGTCTTCTCATGGAATTTTGtggacaataagaaaaataagaaaaatgtagaataagACCAGACCTTTAAGATTATTTACAACTAACCCATGCACACTCTAGACAATACAATACCTGCATGTGGTAGTCTACCAACTCCAGGCGGCAAGGTGATATTTAGATTTGGTAAGTTAGGAAAGGGTGGAAGACCTCCGGGAAAAGGCATGAAACCTGTGcaacaaaatattatataaattagACAATGCTAGGTTAACGGACTAATGTCATGCAAGTTTGGCCTTTACATCACACCTGAGGAGCTATAACCTCCCAAAATGACTTCTACTAACCTGGCAGTGTGGCCGCAGGATTGACAGACAGGGGGACGCTTTGTGAGGAGGGGACTTGGCTGTGCAGAGGGACAGTAGGAGCTcctgaaacaacatttaacaaaacagtTATCGTAATTTTACATGTTAACAGAAAAACGCCAAATAGAGGGATTTAAGTGTCTCTTGGCTtgcactgttttgtttcttcaagCAGCATCATGGTGTCTTAATGAAAACTTAGAATTTTGcacaaatattttactttatctGCCAATTTTATAGCTTCTATATCAACCTCACATCAATTCAAACAGGATATTTTCAACAGTCAGAGAAAGATTGTGTACCTGTCTGTAGACTGCTAGCGACAGCAGTCGAGTTAGAGCTGACCGACAAGCCGGCGAGAGACTGCTCTAATCCAGTTGATGCAGAAGAAGACACAGCTACTGGGACGGTTGgaatgacagcagagagatggaccTGGTAACCAAAAGTACCCCATCTCAATAAACGTTCACAAGATCTGGAACCCAGATGacatcaaaataatattttcgTCTGGATGTAATTATTTCTCTGTTTAAGGGTCTGAGCTACCTCTGTGAAGCCATCTTTAGGTGGAGGAGCTGGTTCACTGGGAGTCTGTGGAGGGAAACTGACCTTCTTGCCCTCAGCAAAAGGCAGTGTAGGAATCCTGTGCAGGTAGCCGTAGCCAATCCCACAGCCTAGactaaagagacagaaatgcaGCAATACTGTGATGAGAAAACATCCAAACGTTTCACAGCCTTACAGATGATGTGATATGATGTTACACTCCCCCCAAAGGGatcaaaaactaaaacatggaGCATAGCCATGAACTgcaaaaatatgacaaaaaaaaattatttttattttcagtcgGTC
This window of the Enoplosus armatus isolate fEnoArm2 chromosome 11, fEnoArm2.hap1, whole genome shotgun sequence genome carries:
- the LOC139292401 gene encoding Golgi reassembly-stacking protein 2-like, whose translation is MGASESVEIPGGGTEGYHVLRVQENSPGHRAGLEPFFDFILSISDTRLNKDNDTLKELLKMNVERPVKVQLYSSKTLAVRETTVTPSNMWGGQGLLGVSIRFCSFEGANENVWHVLEVEPNSPAAMAGLRAHADYIIGADTVMNESEDFFSVVETHEGKELKLYVYNTDTDNCREVVITPNCDWGGEGSLGCGIGYGYLHRIPTLPFAEGKKVSFPPQTPSEPAPPPKDGFTEVHLSAVIPTVPVAVSSSASTGLEQSLAGLSVSSNSTAVASSLQTGAPTVPLHSQVPSSQSVPLSVNPAATLPGFMPFPGGLPPFPNLPNLNITLPPGVGRLPHAGLPPFTLPGVVPSVTLPPSDFILPPITANTAPSSHIQMNSSLTKTPTPSSVTTCESINITMTADSS